The Theobroma cacao cultivar B97-61/B2 chromosome 1, Criollo_cocoa_genome_V2, whole genome shotgun sequence genome contains the following window.
TACACAAACAATTATGTAATTAATGACCTGAAATAATAAAGACACActtcaagtataaaatttGTAATGATATCTAACTGATCGGTGAaggaataaaatcaataaaacacaataatatCATCTGTTAccgaaaaaattttaaattaccttctatgataatttatttcttaaacttttatgataatattacCCTTTGTGGCCATTACAACTTCACCACTCAATCTCATGATCAATGTAGTCAATTCAAATTAAtagggtttattttcttttaatttaagaggaaagaaatttaaattgaattttttgaaaaaaaaattattttttattacatccaaataaaatttttattttataattcgTCAATGACATCCTCCACACACGTAGATGCTAACATGCATTTTCTTACATGATGAAACTAGTTGAATGAAAACTTTTCTTTGATAAGATATTGTCGTTTCAGTCAACCAATTTCATCACATTAAAGAAATAATGTAATCTGACGCGAGTGCAAACGATACGAGTCGGCTATGAGCTTAATTAATGAATGTTAAGGTCAAGCGTGTtacatgatattttttattaatataaaaattttatttaaatcaaaattataaaataagaatttatttaaatataataaaaaatattaatttttgtttttaaaagcAATTGAattagtttgaaaatttatttagtattttagctttaattatttgcatatatataacatctattttttttaattttattttaacctaTTGAGTATACACTAACTAGATTACGCAATAAAAGCATATTTATTTCACCATCTTCTTTTCCAATTTCCATCCCTTTCACGTGGCGGCCTACTAACGAAGGCAAACACTGAGGTGCCGCTAGACTGGACAACATGCGGTTGGTCGCAGTCAGAGGCCTAGGGAGTGGGGCCAGTAGGGCCCCCGCCcccttaaattttaaaatttaattaatttttttatttttttgaatttaataatttgactgtttattttttaaaaaaaattataattttattcttataaatattgaatcttttatttttactccTTGAAATATGAAATTCTAACTTCACTATTGTTGCAGTTATAGTAACTTTTTCATCAAGTCgttaaaataaacttaaatcTGTACGTACGTTGCGATCagcaaataatttcattttcttgattaattatatattaggTTATGAGTATGTATTGATCATTTGTCAAcaaatcttatatttttctccaaaaaaatTTGAGTGTCTTAAACGTCCAAACACAAATTTAATCCACATCTATATGTTAATAGGTTTGGCACACCTTGATCTAATCAAAGGTGGAATAACTACTTAGGAGGGGCAATTTATATATGTTAGTATGGCCCTAGCtggaaaattttcaagcctCTAGAGGCTAGATTGCTGCCTGGGACTCAATGTCACGCATTGGACCAGTCTGGTGAGTTTGACTACTGCTGATGCGAGCTGCTAAATTAATATCCAAAATTAgggaaattattaaataaatgagTCCTATTAGGTTAGCCATTTTCTGTGGAAAAAGATATGAATGTCACTTGAGCTTAATTAAAGTGATTAATCTATCTCtggacatatatatatattgtcataaagGAAGTATTGGCAGGGGCGGAGCCTCCTTAGGGGATGGGGGCCATGGCTccaccaaaatttttaaattttttttatattacatattttaaatttttttataaattcttttaGTGGCTCttagaataattttttatttaataattaatgtagaaaaaaataataaaatattttcatatgcctaactcaattttaaaatttttttttatttttctcaatttatattcatatttttatttttatttgtttattttttcatttctattatatttatttatatattttaaatctttacagatttttttacataaatttcTACAAACCATCAatcatattttgttttcttattatttCATATGTAGGTTCTATCTTctatttgtcattttctttttttttattatgtgaattttattttttatgatttaaattttttaaaattaataaattattatgtaattctcaaatataagttgCAATGTTGTATTATTGCTTAGATTTTCTTCAATGtatcatttttaattcaaaataactAATACGTTCTAGTAtgtatgttgtaaattttaagtaataaggatatacatataaattgacaaataaaatgattgtattttttaatacaattttatttataatatatatttttaatggctctcaaaataatatttatttaataattatttttatttctcaaaCTGTTGGAGGAAATTAGAGTCATTATGGTCAGTATATTGCTAGTTAAACCCAACAAATAAATTCTAACTTAATATGTTAAGtctatcaaattttaaaaaataaaagtgtgTCTAATAATCTAAACTcattaagttttaatataaatctaaacccatcataacatattatatttcAACAGTCTAACTTAATAGCCTATTATAGCATATTATGTCTCAATAATTTAATCTAATAACTCAATATgttaattagtaatttaagaggtaaataaaacataaaagaagAACTTCTTAAGAAAACAATCTATTTTGTATAGAACATACAAAGTaaagaaataatttatttaaatttgaaaaattattttctattatacTTTTATACGCAAAGAGTGAAAGAGATTTTATAAATAgtttcattatatatatatattgatattattattactattcaagtgtatttttttatatatttaatatattgtaaattttatttaattttttaaataaatacaaattaaattatatatatatattttttaactacTAGTGTCGTGGTCTGTTTAGTCTTTTAAAAATGCTTTAACTCGGTCCCCGTCGGCTGTGACGGGGATGTTGTTAATTGTCAAAATGGAAATCGAGTGCGTACGGAGATTCAAGGCTTCAATTTCATCCGAGACCAAAATGTTAAGGTTGTTGAGCCGTGAAAGTTGGTGTGGGTGCACTTGTCACGAATTGGACCTCATTTTACAGCAATGAGCAATCTCTGAACAACTCCACTGGCCCCCAACTTGACTAGTGGCAGTGCAACAAATATATACAACACTATTCAATGTGGTAATAATTTCGCTTTGAAACAGAGGAAATTATGAGAGCCAGGTGCATTGGGCACACCATTcggttaaaaaaaagaatgagatcaactttttttcctttctaagACGAACAAAACTTAATTAGAATATATATCTTATTCTTAAACAACACACAGAATTTCATATTCAACTCCTCGTCTTTTTTATTCGTGTTAgcttgaaattgaatatttgaaTCTAATACCTCAAGCACCGccatgccttttttttttcctttttcaaaagaCAAAGATGATAtaactccaattaacttaaATTCAATGAATGGATGCCATGCCATACTTGTCCTATTTTTCCAATCTACCTTTCCAACCTAGTTCCCTTGCACTTTTTTTCATTGCCCACTTACAATAACACATTAATAATTATAGAAAATGTGGCACCATCTTTTTCGGGCTTTTGGTAGAGATGTGACATATATACGTTCAACAAATCCACCAACCTAACACAGCCCAGCCAAAGCCATTAAGCCAAGTAACGTTCATGGTTTTTgtacattttatttaatcatagTCAATTAGCCACCCCTCCCAAGGAACAAGAAATATGAAGCCAAATAACATcttcaaattatatatatacatttcatTCATACCACGAAATTATTTCTCAACtttatgataaataaaaaaaatcaataacaactattattattattattataaagtTAGAAAACAGCAAATTGATTAGCTTCACAAGGATGATGATTTTGCCCTTTAAGCCAACCGTTTTTGTTTACATTCtccaaattattattattattattatcatgaCTCTCATCATGTTTACCTTTGCTCTTCCCACCAGCCTCACCATTTGCATATATTCCTTGCACAAATAACTCCACATCGATTTTGTTAAATCCTTCCGCGCCCTCCTTCCAAATCTCATTCCCTGATTGTGGGGGAATATACGGTGGCCGCCCGATTCGCAGAATCAATTCCCAATCGATCCCCTTGAAAAAATCGTGTCCCTTGACACTCTCCAGCGTGATCCTCTGTTTTGGATCCTTTTCTAGAAACAACCTTATTAAATTCCTCAACGACGTCGGTTCGCCCACAAGGTCGGGCGATTTCGTTAAAATGCGATAAAACGTTTCCTTTCTATTTGAACCTCTAAACGGCGTCGTTCCGTACAGCATTTCGTGAAGAACGATCCCGAGGGACCACCAATCCACGGCGAAATCGTGACCGTCTCCTGATATGATTTCTGGCGCCACGTACTCCTCTGTTCCGACGAACGAGTTTGATTTCTCTACCGAGTCAGACTCAGTATGCTCCGAGTTGACGCCGGCTTGGGAGGCCGAGTCGTCGGGCGTGATTCCTGAGTTGCAGTACCTCTGAAACGGAGAGAATCGCCTTTTCTTGACTGAGTCCGGCGGCCTTTCAGTGACCGAGTTGAGATGCGTTGAACTTTTAGTTGATCTTGGAGGAAGCTTCGTGGAAAGATCGAAATCGACAAGCATTATGTGGCCATTTTCTTGGATCATGATATTCTCAGGCTTCAAATCTCTATAAACAATGCCTAAATTATGAAGATACTCCAAAGCGAGAACCAATTCCGCTgcataaaacctaaaaaaagatatgacaaaaataattaagttttgTTTGCTTCCCGAGAAATTGTCAGAAATATTCAAACTTATTAATGCTTAACCTAGAAAACGAGTGAAAAAGTAGTAACTAATTACTTTTTTACCTTATAACATCGTCGGAGAACATTTTCTCAGTTTGTTTCTTTCTCAAAGAACTAAGATCACGACCGGGACAATAATCGATGGCATAACCCACGACTTTATCCGTAGCCAAAACTCCTCGTAATCGCGGTAAAAGCGGGTGGTTAAAATTCTTCAACACTTGCTGTTCAAAACTAACTCTTCTGTACTCGTTTCCTTCATTTCCATCACTACTCCTTACTCCTTTATTACTCTTCTTCTCGATCGAATCTCGAGATATTACTTTTAAAGCGAAAATCTCATCTTTCACTTCATCTCTGGCAAGAAACACCACTCCTTTCGCTCCTCTTCCTAGAGCCGTAACTATTTCAAGGCGATCTAAATCAAGGGCTGGGATTGAATGCTGGGGATTTCGATTGACTGGTTCATCGTCGAACATGGCGGAGGCTGACAGGGAAGTCGAAGAAAACCGGTTGATTTTAAGATTTGATCCCCGGGTGCCTCAAGGGGAGAAATGGAGTTTCGCTCCCGTGGAAAAGTTGGGTGCATCAATATATATAAGGGAGGAGGAAATGGGACTggtattttcctttttttctaaattttcttaGTGACGAAggattcaaaattcaaaggagGAAGTGAATTTCTGCGAGACTCGATTTGGACACGTGAGCAATCTCGGCGGTGAGTGCGTGACGTGGCGTAATCAGGGGATTTTAGTTATACATATTTTAGAAAttagagagaagaaaaaaacaggAATGGTAGTATGAGATGGGAGATTATGTACTTCTAGAAAACGTGGGTAGCAAGGGAACGTGGAGTGAGGGAGGGGCCAAACGCCCCAACAGCGTAAAGGTTTGAGCGGGTGGGGCTATATCTGCTGGTGGGACTGAGGAGGTGGTGGGTAACGATGCTGTTACGGTATTACCCCCAAGTTGTACGCTAAAagtctttttttattgttatttttatttattttactactTCTTCGTTAACGTTTCTGAAATGTCAGCATGTAACACGTTTGCCTTTATGGGGGTTTCAAAGAAGTTACATAATCACAAAGAGAAAGTGATGTAGAATTTAGATTttaattcttcattttatttacccttttttataataaaaataaaaagaaaagaaataacgTGATTTGATAAAAGGTGTGTGTTTCTAGAACTGGATAGCAAGGTAGGGTCAAAGGTGCAAAATGATGATTCAGGCTAGGGCTATATGATGTTGAGCAAGCTGGCCCAACTGCAGCCTAGGACTAGGCTAGGCTATACGATAATTCAGGTGACTCGTATTAAAAGCTAGCTTGATAGCAGTATCATTTATTCAAAATGAATCAAGTACCTAATTAAGCGCTTCTTTTTCACGTGCTCCTTTTGAGCAGTTGAATGAAAATGTAAACGGTAGCAAAAATGCAGTAGTTGCGCAGGCTCATCCTGAAAATTTAGAGACAAGAATTTTCCAAAGACAGACTGTAATGCTACTCTGTCCAGCTGTAACCTCTTTTCCCACTTCTGCAGGTAGATCTGGGCCTTATAACCTGTTGGTCTAAGTGGGCTTAGTTACGATGAGAGTCGGCGTGGCCGTGTTGTGGAAAAGCTTTGCTTTGTTGAAGCTGAAATTTGAGCTTTAAAGCTTTGAAGTTGAAGTTTGGTACATCTGCTTCATATCAGTGTGGGGTTGCCGCCGCTTATGACTAAACCCATAGGCCATAAGCCATCAGTTTGAAGCCTGTAAAGCCTCTATCCCACTTACCAATAAGGCAACACCCAAACTAGCAAGAAACTGAGCCCGGCAGTCTTAACACCTGACCTAATAGTAACACTCATC
Protein-coding sequences here:
- the LOC18612667 gene encoding serine/threonine-protein kinase OXI1; translation: MFDDEPVNRNPQHSIPALDLDRLEIVTALGRGAKGVVFLARDEVKDEIFALKVISRDSIEKKSNKGVRSSDGNEGNEYRRVSFEQQVLKNFNHPLLPRLRGVLATDKVVGYAIDYCPGRDLSSLRKKQTEKMFSDDVIRFYAAELVLALEYLHNLGIVYRDLKPENIMIQENGHIMLVDFDLSTKLPPRSTKSSTHLNSVTERPPDSVKKRRFSPFQRYCNSGITPDDSASQAGVNSEHTESDSVEKSNSFVGTEEYVAPEIISGDGHDFAVDWWSLGIVLHEMLYGTTPFRGSNRKETFYRILTKSPDLVGEPTSLRNLIRLFLEKDPKQRITLESVKGHDFFKGIDWELILRIGRPPYIPPQSGNEIWKEGAEGFNKIDVELFVQGIYANGEAGGKSKGKHDESHDNNNNNNLENVNKNGWLKGQNHHPCEANQFAVF